Sequence from the Priestia megaterium genome:
GCAGGCATGTTAACCGCTACACCACGGGACCTCAGTCTATATGCTATGTATTAAAAATATTAAAAATGACCCGTACGGGATTCGAACCCGTGTTACCGCCGTGAAAGGGCGGTGTCTTAACCGCTTGACCAACGGGCCACGTTGTAACAAAAGTGAGCCATGAAGGACTCGAACCTTCGACCCTCTGATTAAAAGTCAGATGCTCTACCAACTGAGCTAATGGCTCATGTTATATCTCTTAGCGACGCTTATTATAATAACATGATATTTCATATGAATGCAATAGTTTTTTTAAAACTTTCTTTTTATTATTAAGCTTTTTTTATATCTTGTTAACAAAGCACCAATTATAAATAAAAAAGGTTAGCTCACGAGGAGCTAACCTTTTTTATTTAGCTATATACACCACGTAATACATTTGTTTGTGTACGATCTGGACCTACAGAGAAAATAGATAAAGGAATACCTGTTAATTGAGACACGCGCTCTAAGTAGTGGCGAGCGTTATCAGGTAACTCATCTAATGTTTTCACACCCGTAATATCTTCTGTCCAACCTGGAAGCTCTTCATATACAGGTTCGCATTCTGCAAGTGTTTTTAAGCTAGCAGGGAATTCTTCCATAACTTCCCCTTTATAACGGTAAGCTACACAAATCTTTAATGTCTCAATTCCCGTTAATACATCAATTGAGTTTAAAGATAAATCTGTGATTCCGCTAACGCGACGAGCATGACGTACAACTACACTGTCGAACCAACCTACACGGCGAGGACGACCAGTTGTTGTACCATATTCACGTCCTACTTCACGGATTTGATCACCGATTTCGTTTGTTAATTCAGTTGGGAAAGGACCGTCACCAACACGAGTTGTATACGCTTTTGATACACCTACAACGTGTTTGATTTTAGATGGACCTACACCAGAACCAATTGTTACTCCACCCGCTACTGGGTTTGAAGATGTAACAAATGGATATGTTCCTTGATCGATATCTAACATAACACCTTGTGCGCCTTCAAATAGTACGCGACGTCCTTCGTCTAACGCATCATTTAATACTACTGATGTATCAACAACATATTTTGCAACTTGTTGACCATACTCATAGTACTCATCTAAAATTTCTTCTAATGTAAAGCCTTCTACTTCATACATTTTTTCAAGAAGGCGATTCTTTTCAGCTAAGTTTTGTGTTAATTTTGCTTCAAATACTTCACGGTCTAGTAAATCGGCAATTCGAATACCAACACGTGCTGCTTTATCCATATAAGCTGGTCCAATACCTTTTTTCGTTGTACCAATCTTATTTTCACCTTTACGTTCTTCTTCAACTTCATCTAATTTTAAATGATATGGAAGAATCACATGAGCTCGGTTACTAATACGTAAGTTTTCTGTTGTTACACCGCGATCATGTAAGTATTTTAATTCTTGAACAAGCGCTTTTGGATCGACAACCATACCGTTTCCAATTACACACGTTTTGTCATTATAAAAAATACCTGAAGGAATTAAATGTAACTTATAAGTTTCACCATTAAACTTAATTGTGTGACCTGCATTGTTCCCACCTTGGTAACGTGCAATCACTTCTGCATTTTCTGATAGGAAGTCTGTAATCTTCCCTTTTCCTTCATCTCCCCATTGTGTTCCTACTACAACGACTGAAGACATATCTTAAGCACCTCCGCTTAGTAAGCAACAGCTCACTACGACATAATTTAACCATGGATAAGTGTATCAATTTATCACGCTAAAGTCAATTAAATCCGAACGATTTAACAAAAGTTATTACAAATATATCGTATTTTGCGGAACGAATGCGATAACAATAAAATAAAACCTCTCATATTGAGAGGTTTTATGCACCAGGCGGCACTCCTGCGTCATCAAAGCGCCGCTCGAGATTAACGAATTTATTGTACTCTTTTACGAAAGCAAGCTGTACGGTTCCAACTGGACCGTTACGCTGCTTGGCTATAATAATCTCGATAATATTTTGATTTTCTGTATCTTTTTCATAATAGTCTTCACGATATAAGAAAGCTACGATATCAGCATCCTGCTCAATACTTCCTGATTCACGGATATCAGACATCATTGGTCGCTTATCTTGTCTCTGCTCTACCCCACGGGAAAGCTGTGATAAGGCGATAACAGGAACTTCTAATTCACGAGCTAAAGCTTTTAACGCACGAGAAATTTCAGATACTTCCTGCTGTCGGTTTTCTCCGCTTCGTCCATTTCCTTGAATAAGCTGTAAGTAGTCAATTAAAATCATCCCAAGCCCGCCTTCTTGTTTCAAGCGACGACACTTAGAACGAATTTCACCTACTCGGATACCCGGTGTATCGTCAATATAAATCCCTGCATTGGACAAAGATCCCATTGCCATAGTGAGCTTTCCCCAGTCATCAGCTGTAAGCGAACCTGTACGCAGCCTTTGTGCATCAATATTTCCTTCCGCACACAGCATCCTCATAACAAGCTGCTGAGCACCCATCTCTAAACTGAAGATGGCTACGTTCTCATCCGTTTTCGTTGCAACGTTTTGCGCAATATTTAAGGCAAAAGCCGTTTTACCTACCGATGGTCGGGCCGCTACAATGATTAAATCATTTCGCTGGAACCCTGCTGTCATTCTATCTAAATCACTAAACCCGGTTGGGATACCTGTAATGTCACCTTTTCGATTATGAAGAACTTCGATATCATCGTACGTTTGTACAAGTACATCTTTGATATTTTGAAACACACCGCTGTTTTTACGCTGTGCTACTTCTAAAATGTTTTTTTCCGCTTCATTTAATAAAACTTCTACTTCGTCTTCCCTTGCATATCCTTCTGAAGCAATATGCGTTGCAGTACGAATTAAACGGCGTAAAATCGACTTTTCTTCTACGATTTTACCGTAATACTCTACGTTTGCAGCCGTTGGAACAGAGTTAGCTAAATCACTTAAATACGATACGCCGCCAACTTCTTCTAAGATTTTTTGGTCAGCTAATTCAGACGTTACCGTTACCAAATCAACCGGTTCACCTTGGTCAGAAAGTTTCAGCATGCATGTAAAGATTTTCTGGTGCGATGCCCGGTAAAAATCTTCAGGTATTAGCAGTTCAGATGCTAAGGTTAAAGAAGAAGGCTCTAAGAAAATGGCCCCTAATAGCGCTTGCTCTGCTTCAATATTCTGAGGCGGAAGACGATCAGCAAAAAGATCACTCATATTTCTATGCCCCTCTTATATTCTTTCAGTATTTTCTTTCATCATAAATGTTGGCGCGAACAAATACAAGTCCGCGCCAACCCTTTATATTATTTACTTATTTCTCAATCTTACGTTTATTTTTGTTCAGTCACGTGTACCTTTACAGTAGCCGTTACTTCCGGATGTAATTTAACCGGTACATTTGTGTAGCCTAATGCGCGAATTGCATCATTTAATTCAATTTTACGCTTATCTACTTTAATTTTGTGCTTTTTCTTTAATTCTTCAGCAATTTGTTTGCTTGTGATAGAACCGAATAAACGGCCACCTTCACCAGATTTTGCTGTTAATTCAACTGTCAGTTCTTCAAGAGTTGCTTTTAACTCTTTGTTCGCTTGAAGTTCTGCAGCTGCATCTTTTTGCTCTCTATTTTTTTGTGCTTCTAATACTTTCACATTACCGCCTGTAGCTTCAACAGCATAACCATTTTTTAATAAGAAGTTATGTGCATAACCGTCTGAAACATTTTTCACTTCACCTTTTTTGCCTTTTCCTTTTACATCTTTTAAGAAAATTACTTTCATGATTTTTTACCTCCATCTAAGTACTCATCAATTGCTTGTTTAAGCCGTTCTTCAGCTTCATCCAAACTAATGTCTTGAAGCTGAGTAGCAGCATTCGTTAAGTGGCCTCCGCCTTGGAGGCTTTCCATAATAACTTGTACATTGATATCTCCAAGCGATCTAGCACTAATGCCAATTAGATTATCCCGTCGCTTAGAAATAACAAACGAAGCAACCACTCCGCTGATTGAAAGCAGCGTATCTGCAGCTTGCGCAATTAACACTTGATCATACATTTTGTTTGGTTCAGCTCGTGAAATAGCAATACCTGCTGTATAAATCTCTGCATGTTCAATAAAGCGTGCTCGCTGTACATATTGCGTGATATCTTCTTTTAAAAACTTTTGAACAAGAACCGTGTCTGCGCCTTGAGAACGTAAAAAGGACGCTGCATCAAACGTACGAGATCCCGTGCGTAATGTAAAGCTTTTTGTATCGACAATAATACCGGCTAAAAGTGCTGTTGCTTCTAGCATATCAATTTTAAATCGTTTTGGCTGGTATTCAAGAAGCTCAGTAACGAGTTCTGCTGTCGAGGAAGCATATGGCTCCATATAGACAAGAAGAGGATCTTCGATAAAGTCTTCTCCTCGTCTATGATGATCAATGACCACGACATTTTCAATACGATTTAATAACCTTTCTTCAATAACGAGCGATGGCTTATGCGTATCTACTACTACTAAAAGAGTATCATCGCTCACAAGATTTAAGGCTTCTTCAGGCGTAATAAATCGTTCCCACAGGCCTTCTTTCTTTTTAATTTCTTCTAGCATTCGCTGAACGCCTGTATCAATATGATCAGGATCTAATACGATAAAACCGTCTTTCTGATTTACTTGCGCTACTTTTAATATCCCAATAGCAGCTCCTACAGCATCCATATCCGGATACTTATGACCCATGATAATCACTTTTCCACTCTCTGTAATGAGCTCTTTTAACGCGTGAGAAATAACTCTTGCACGCACGCGCGTCCGTTTTTCCATTGGGTTTGTCTTGCCCCCAAAGAATTTCACTTTTCCATTCGGCTGTTTAATCGCTACTTGATCTCCACCTCGACCTAAGGCCAAATCCAAGCTAGATTGAGCTAAAGCACCCAGCTCAGGTAAATCAGCAGCACCAGCTCCGATACCGATGCTCAATGTAAGCGGTATATTTTGTTTAGACGTCTCTTCTCGAACTTGGTCTAAGATAGAAAATTTGCTTCGCTCTAAATGAATTAAGATTTGTTCATTCATAATCGCAATAAATTTCTCAGAAGACGTACGTTTAATAAAAATACCGTATTCTTGAGCCCAACTATTTAACATAGAGGTTACTTGGCTATTCAAGTTACTTTTAACTTGATCATCCATTCCTTGCGTTAGTTCATCATAATTATCTAAAAAGATAATACCTAAACTTGTTCGTTCTTCTTCATACAATTTTTCGATTTCTATTTGCTCTGTAATATCAAAGAAGTACAGTAAGCGCTCGTCTCGTTTAATCACCACTTTAAATTTCCGATCATGCAACGTGACAACTTCTGTTTCCACTTCTTGTTTGATCAGTGGAATAATACTTTCGGCTACATCGTATAATGATCTTCCCACTAGTGTGTCTTCACCCAGACAAGATGCTAGAAAAGGATTGGTCCATTCAATTTGATATTCATCATTAAACAGCATAATCCCAATCGGCATTTCCATTAATGCCTCTTCGCCTACTTTTTTCAGCCGATGAGACAGCATTGAAATATAAGTTTCAAACTCATCGGACAGCATTCGCTCCATTCTCATGTATAGAAAAAGACAGGCTAATAGTAATATAAAGCCTATCATTCCTATGATCCAATTATGATAGGTCACGATACCTACTAAAATCAGAGCTATACTATACAATGAGTAAAATGGATAGCGAATGACGTTCTTTTTTGTAAAGACAGGCATCCATTTCAGCTCCTACTTTTTTAAGTTCCACAATATCTACTTTTTTGTGTCTAATTGTTTTCTTAAATTAAATCCTAAATCAATTATACCTAAGATGCGCACAATTTGAAGGATAATTGGAATAATTAATGCTAAAATTGTTACAACAATTGGAATTGCTTTGGCATACCCTTTTTGATGTGAGAAATAGAAAATAAAAGAGATCCCTTGTAACACTACTAGCATTTGCAGTCCCATCACGATGTTGATAATAGCTATGTACATAAATGTACCTTGTTCAATATTAAAAGATGGGAAGGATAAGATTAATGCAATCAAATAATACCATAGAATACTTTTAGGAAGTTTAAATTCACGAAAAGGCGGGAATGCTTGCACCTCATAACCTGTTCTTTTAAGAATAGGCGTAGCAATAAACTGAGAGAAAAAGGCCAGAATAACTCCGCCCATAACAATTAATAGAGGCAACAGATTTTTAAACATATCAAATGCATCTCTCATTTGGTCAATTTGAGATTCCTTAACGTCTTGTCCTAAACTTTTCATCATTTCAATACTTTGATTAATCGATTGATCTAAAGCATTATTTATTTGCTCCATTAAATTAACATTAAAAATGACATTTGCTCCTACGAACAATAAAAGTAAACCTAAACTAAATGCAACCGTGCCGCCTAGTAAAATGGTATACCTTTTTTGTTTTTGTCGGTAAAGCATTCCTATTGCTAATCCACCAATACCAAATACAAATGTAAAAGGAAGAGTCAACACATTTCCAAATAACAAAGTCAATAACAACCCTACTACTAAAAATAATATTGCCTTTTTCCACCCATGACGAACGGTATACACAATAAATGGAACAGCTAGCGCTAGTTGAAAAATGGTTCCCACAACAGGTATGTATAGTGAAAAAAGCAACAGCGCCACAAACAGCGCTAAAAGAGCTGCTCCTTCTGTAATATATCGAATTCCTTTCACAACTTCACCTCGTTGATATAGACTATTATTTATTTTATCGATTCAATTCATAAGAAGCAACTATTTGGCAAAAGAGCACCTATGTAATGTAAAAAGAGGCAGTAAGGGAATCCTTACTGCCTCTTTTTATACCGTTCATTATTCACCAGAAACATATGGTAATAATGCCATTTGACGAGCGCGTTTGATAGCGATCGTTAATTTACGTTGGTATTTAGCGCTTGTTCCAGTTACACGACGAGGTAAAATTTTACCACGCTCTGAAACGAATTTTTTAAGCATATCTACATCTTTGTAATCGATGTGAGTGATGCCGTTTGCTGTGAAGAAACAAACTTTACGACGTCTGTTGCGTCCACCTTTACGTCCACCTGCCATTTTGATACGCCTCCTTCCGCTTAAAAGTTTCTATAAAATTTTATACTCCGGATAATCTACTGCGAATTAAAACGGTAAATCGTCATCTGAAATGTCAATTGTCTCGCCATTATTTGCAAATGGATCATCATCAACGCGAGTATAACCTTGATTACCTGAGTTACGGTTCTGATTATCTCCAAATGGAGAGCCTTGTCCAGATCCTCCAGTGTTAGCAAAGTTACTGCGTTGCGTATCCCCACCGCCACTTTTCGGCTCTAAAAATTGCACACTTTCCGCTACAACTTCCGTTACGTATACGCGACGACCGTCTTGTCCTTCGTAACTGCGAGATTGTAGTCGACCATCAACACCAGCTAAACTTCCTTTTTTAAGGAAATTCGCTGCATTTTCAGCCTGACGACGCCATACAACACAGTTGATGAAGTCAGCTTCACGTTCACCTTGCTGATTTGTAAATGTGCGGTTTACCGCTAAAGTGAATGTTGCAACCGCTGCTCCACTCGGGGTATAACGTAATTCAGGATCTTTGGTTAAGCGTCCTACGAGAATTACGCGATTCATCATCAGAACCACTCCTTAAGGAAATAAAACCCATTTATTTAAACGTTTAATTATGCTTCTTGTTTAACAACGATATGACGGATAATGTCTTCGTTGATTTTCGCAAGACGATCAAATTCAGAAACTGCTTCTGAAGTAGCCGCCACGTCAAGAATCATGTAGTAACCGTCACGGAAATCATTGATTTCGTATGCTAAACGACGTTTACCCCATTCTTTAACATTTGCGATTTCAGCACCATTATCAGTTAATACGCCGTTGAAGCGCTCAACTAATGCTTTCTTTGCTTCGTCATCAATGCTTGGACGGATGATGTACATTACTTCATACTTTCTCATCACTGTCACCTCCTTTTGGTCTAACGGCCCGAAACGGGCAAGGAGCAATAAAATATTACTCACGAATTAAAATTATAGCATACTACTATAGGCAAAGCAATATGCATTGCGGGCTGTTTCGTAAATATACGCTAATATTTTCGCCAACGACAAAAGCCGAAAGAAGATATCTTCTTTCGGCTTTTAATCTTATACGTTAAAGCGGAAATGCATAACGTCTCCGTCTTTTACGATGTATTCTTTTCCTTCTAAACGTACTTTTCCAGCTTCACGAGCTGCTCCCATTGTTTTGGCAGCTAATAAATCCTCGTATGACACCGTTTCTGCACGAATAAACCCACGTTCAAAATCTGTATGAATAATACCTGCACACTCAGGAGCTTTCATACCTTGTGTAAACGTCCACGCGCGTACTTCTTGCTCACCAGCTGTAAAGTACGTAGCTAATCCAAGTAAATCGTACGCTGCACGTACAAGCTGATCTAGACCTGACTGTTCAATGCCTAGTTCTTCAAGGAACATTGCTTTTTCTTCTCCTTCAAGTTCAGCAATTTCAGATTCAATGCGTGCGCAAACAACAATTACTTCTGCACCTTCACTTGCCGCATACTCACGCACTTTTGCTACATATTCGTTAGCAGATGCATCGGCTACTTCATCTTCAGAAACGTTTGCTACATAAAGAATAGGTTTGATCGTTAGCAAATGAAATTGTTTTACTAATTTCATTTGTTCTTCTGTAAATGATACAGCACGAGCTGGCTGATCACTTTCAAATGCATTCTTTAGTTTCTCTAGAATTTCGTATTCATACATTGCTTCTTTATCTTTTTGTTTAGCCATTTTTTGAACACGGCCAATACGCTTCTCTACCGTTTCTAAATCTGCTAAAATCAACTCTAAATTAATTGTTTCAATATCTGAAATAGGATCTACTTTTCCTGAAACGTGCGTGATGTTTTCATCTTCAAAACAACGCACAACGTGACAAATTGCATCTACTTCTCGAATATGAGATAAGAATTTATTTCCCAGTCCTTCACCTTTACTAGCACCCTTTACGATTCCAGCGATATCTGTGAATTCAAATGCTGTTGGAATTGTTTTTTTAGGTTTTACAAGCTCTGTAAGTTTTTGAAGACGATGATCAGGTACTTCTACAATACCTACGTTAGGATCAATCGTACAGAAAGGGTAGTTCGCAGATTCTGCGCCCGCTTGTGTAATTGCATTAAATAATGTTGATTTTCCAACGTTAGGAAGACCAACAATTCCAGCTGTTAAAGCCATATATTTATTCACTCCTCTTTATATATCCGAAACAAGTTAACCTGTCACAATTATAGTGAGTCAACTTTTGAAATACAAGTTTGATAAAGAACCTTTAACCGCATGGCGTTAAGGTGCTTCATTTTGTCCCACCTTACAGTATAAGGCATAAACATAGAAAATGCATGAGGTTATTCCTCATGCTTTACAAGAATTTTTTTCATTTTACGTGCAAAATCACGTCTTGGAATCATTACGCTATGACCGCAGCCTTCACATTTAATACGAATATCCATTCCCATTCGAATGATTTTCCATTCATTTGTACCGCAAGGATGAGGTTTTTTCATTTCCACAACGTCATTTAAACCAAATTCTTTTTCCGTCATCAGCTCTCTCCTCCTTATTTCCCTTTCAACGTCGACGAATGCTGTGCTTCTTCTGTACGATTATACATAACCATACGAGGAAATGGAACTTCAATGCCATGTTCATTTAGCCTTGTACGCACTTCTTTACGAATCATACGAGAAATATGGAAATGTCTCATTGGTTTTACTTCGCTTGTAATCCTCATTGTGACTTCAGTTGCATGGATATTTTGAACCCCCAGCAATTCAGGAGTTTTAACCATATCTTCATAGCGGCTTGGCAATTCTTCTAAGAGCTCTAAAATCACTTGTTCTGCTTTTTGTATGTTTTCTTCATAAGAAATGCTTACATCAACGAAAGCTACGCTGTTATGTAAAGAAAAATTAGTGACCTCCACAATACTGCCATTGGGCAAAATATTAATTTCGCCGGTCCAACTCTTAATCTTTGTTGTTCGCAACCCAATTTCTTCCACAGTTCCTTCAAATGTTCCTACTCGAACATAATCGCCAACGGAGAACTGATCTTCAAAGATAATAAAAAACCCCGTGATGATGTCTTTCACTAAGTTTTGAGCACCAAACCCTACCGCGAGCCCTACGATTCCAGCCCCCGCTAGCAATCCACGGACATCTACCGATAATGTTTCTAAAATCATAACTCCCGCAACGAAATAAATAGCATAAGAAAAAACATTCTGAAGCAAGCGGACCATCGTAGCTTCTCGTCGCTCAGAAATACGCAGAGGGCTATTTGTGCGAACCTCTACAAATTTATTTAACGCTTGCTTTCCAATCCGAATTAAAAACATGGAAATAAGCAGAATCAACAGAATTTTTATAAATCCCTCTCCAATATGTGCCCACGTTTCTTCTTGAAAAAATGGCTCAAACACGTTCTTAAAAACTGACTTCAACGAATTCATACTACATGTAGCTCCTATCGTAACATAATCTACATACGAGAAAGTTTTAATCTATTGTAGCAAGTTTCTACGAACTTTTGTAGCGATTTCGAAATGGATACAATAGAACGGCTGTTACTAAAAATAAATTGACGATTCCATACATTGGATACAAAACGGCAATCAAAGTAGAAAAACCTAACTTTGTAAAGGGAATCATTAAAAGTAGCCAGCAGGCTGCCAGTTTCCAAAGAGATTGCACCTTTTCAGTATGAAAACGCGCGGTCAGTCCTAAGATTCCCGATACGGCTGTTGTATAAATTGCAATGAGCAAAACAATGCTCATTAAAAACAGCATCGTATAAGGGAAGTCTTTAAGAATGGCGAATAATGGAATTTCATAAGAGGAAAGAAGGCCTGAAACTTGAATAAGCGATTCATTATAAATAAAGGAGAGCCCTCCTAATAAAAAACCACTGCCAACACTTGCAATATAAATCTCTTTTTTGCTTTTAATTTCCTTTCCAATTGTAGATAATACCGCGACAAGAGGAAGAATATTTAAAGCCGTAAAGGTAAAAGCAGCAGGCCAATTATGCTGAAGATGCCAATCAGTTACTCCAGGATGACGTAAAACAAATGTAAGAAGTACGCCAGCTAGTCCAATCATTAAGATTGGCATAACGAAAGAATTGATAGAAAGAAGCCCATTTAATCCTCTTGAAAAAACAAAGACGATAAACGCACTAAGAGCGCCAATTCCCCACCAGTAAGGAACATGCCACATTTCCAATGTCGCCCCACCGCCCGCGATCATAATCACCGTCGTCGTGAACAAATAAAAAACGATTAAAACATCGTAGGCTGCAGCCCATCTCTTTCCTATTAATTCAATTAGTACTGGGTAAAATTGATTGGTTCGGTAGCGATAGCTGATTTGCATAATCACATTGCAAGAAATCGCAAAAATAATAGAAAATAGAAAAATAGCAAGTCCGCTTTCTTCGCCAAAAAACTGCCATAGCTCCCTCCCTGAAGCATATCCAGCGCCTATCATGGTTCCCATAATTAAAAATATCCATTTACATCCTGCTCCCCACATCGATTTTCCCCCAATCCATGAAATATATGTATAGAATCTTCAAAATCTTCGTATACTGTTACTATTATGTATAAGGAGTGGACCCTATGAATTTAAAATCTCCCTTCTTTGAGAAGACACAACATTCAACCCGCGTATTTCATGATGAAGAATCTGCTACAAAGAAGCTGAGTACACAGTTACTATCTTTACTTCCAGCACAGAAAGACAGACCAATTGTTTTTGTATGTATTGGAACGGACCGTTCAACTGGGGACTCATTGGGTCCATTAGTCGGAACGAAACTGAATGAAAAAAAGGTTTCATCTTTTCACATTTTTGGAACGTTAGAAGAGCCTGTCCATGCTGTTAATTTGAAAGAAACGTTAAAACATATTCAAAAGCTTTTTCCGAATCCTTTTATTATTGGAATTGATGCTTGTTTAGGTCGTATGAAAAGCGTAGGCTCTGCATCACTTGGAATAGGACCCGTTAAACCAGGAGCAGGAGTTAATAAAGAATTGCCGCCAGTCGGGGATATTCATATAACAGGGGTTGTCAACGTGAGCGGATTTATGGAGTTTTTCGTCTTGCAAAATACGAGACTTCACCTCGTTATGTGCATTGCCGATTTAATTGCGAAAAGTATTGAGACTGCGCACAACGAACGAGAGAAAGAGTTTAATGCTTCTTCGGTTTACCAAACTGTAAGACATTATAAACAATAAAAAAGGTTGTCCTAAAACTAGGACAACCTTTTTTATACAGAAGATTTGTTAGTCTCAGAAAGATCGTTAAATAATTCAAGAAGACGGTTTAAATCTTCTTTAGAGAAAAATTCGATTTCAATTTTTCCTTTTTTCTTGCTTTGTGTAATGTGAACGGAGGTACCAAAACGCTCACGAAGCTGTGTTTCACTTTGTTTTATAAATAAATCTTTATCTTTTTTAGTTTTTGATGTTTCACGTGGAACGGCTTTATTTAAGTGGGCAATATAAGCCTCTAGCTGTCTGACATTCAATTGTTCCTTGCGTATTTTTTCAACGACTTTAGGTAGAAGAGCTTTATTTTTTAA
This genomic interval carries:
- a CDS encoding DUF951 domain-containing protein, giving the protein MTEKEFGLNDVVEMKKPHPCGTNEWKIIRMGMDIRIKCEGCGHSVMIPRRDFARKMKKILVKHEE
- a CDS encoding mechanosensitive ion channel family protein, producing the protein MNSLKSVFKNVFEPFFQEETWAHIGEGFIKILLILLISMFLIRIGKQALNKFVEVRTNSPLRISERREATMVRLLQNVFSYAIYFVAGVMILETLSVDVRGLLAGAGIVGLAVGFGAQNLVKDIITGFFIIFEDQFSVGDYVRVGTFEGTVEEIGLRTTKIKSWTGEINILPNGSIVEVTNFSLHNSVAFVDVSISYEENIQKAEQVILELLEELPSRYEDMVKTPELLGVQNIHATEVTMRITSEVKPMRHFHISRMIRKEVRTRLNEHGIEVPFPRMVMYNRTEEAQHSSTLKGK
- a CDS encoding YkvI family membrane protein — protein: MWGAGCKWIFLIMGTMIGAGYASGRELWQFFGEESGLAIFLFSIIFAISCNVIMQISYRYRTNQFYPVLIELIGKRWAAAYDVLIVFYLFTTTVIMIAGGGATLEMWHVPYWWGIGALSAFIVFVFSRGLNGLLSINSFVMPILMIGLAGVLLTFVLRHPGVTDWHLQHNWPAAFTFTALNILPLVAVLSTIGKEIKSKKEIYIASVGSGFLLGGLSFIYNESLIQVSGLLSSYEIPLFAILKDFPYTMLFLMSIVLLIAIYTTAVSGILGLTARFHTEKVQSLWKLAACWLLLMIPFTKLGFSTLIAVLYPMYGIVNLFLVTAVLLYPFRNRYKSS
- the yyaC gene encoding spore protease YyaC translates to MNLKSPFFEKTQHSTRVFHDEESATKKLSTQLLSLLPAQKDRPIVFVCIGTDRSTGDSLGPLVGTKLNEKKVSSFHIFGTLEEPVHAVNLKETLKHIQKLFPNPFIIGIDACLGRMKSVGSASLGIGPVKPGAGVNKELPPVGDIHITGVVNVSGFMEFFVLQNTRLHLVMCIADLIAKSIETAHNEREKEFNASSVYQTVRHYKQ